In Fimbriiglobus ruber, a genomic segment contains:
- a CDS encoding UvrB/UvrC motif-containing protein, whose translation MKCQYCDQPATVHLTDIVNKKKREVHLCEACAREHQLIPEGPSPQLNLQALVHLIMGQPAAADPAGLTCPTCGLQYAAFRADGRLGCPADYDAFRPALEPLLDRIHRATRHQGKTPRAEPRRVELAALRDQLREAVVAENYEEAATLRDRIRQKESDG comes from the coding sequence ATGAAGTGTCAGTATTGCGACCAGCCGGCCACCGTTCACCTGACCGACATCGTGAACAAGAAGAAGCGGGAAGTCCACCTCTGCGAGGCGTGCGCGCGGGAACACCAACTCATTCCGGAGGGGCCGTCCCCGCAACTAAACCTGCAAGCCCTCGTCCACTTGATCATGGGCCAGCCGGCCGCCGCCGACCCGGCCGGATTGACCTGCCCGACCTGCGGGCTACAGTATGCAGCGTTCCGTGCGGACGGGCGGCTCGGCTGTCCGGCCGACTATGACGCGTTCCGGCCGGCCCTGGAACCGTTACTCGACCGCATCCACCGGGCGACCCGGCACCAGGGCAAAACCCCCCGGGCGGAGCCCCGGCGGGTCGAACTCGCCGCCCTCCGCGATCAACTGCGGGAGGCGGTCGTTGCCGAAAACTACGAAGAGGCCGCCACCCTCCGGGACCGGATTCGGCAAAAGGAAAGCGACGGATGA
- a CDS encoding beta strand repeat-containing protein, protein MSNANRRSSRGGPETISAPAPAGGTAKRGRYRPVPLRLEFLEDRSTPSIVGSGIPTWLDAGPAPTTNGQVSIPNTTNNNPVDGASSSIVAVPGNPNVMFAAGVNGGVWRTMNATAANPTWTPLTDILPSLSVSSLAINVVNANQIQLLAGVGNTSSLALEGGDLIGAIYTDNALAAVPTFRVLTNSIAGVDVRAVALEPGYMLVLGDTGLYRSIDDGVTFTQLSGTGTLPAISTAAITAVSDGPPPVDMVVDPFTPTRVYVASPSGLFRTDNIAAATPTWIPLTDPISGISATSGNIKLAINSTAAGSVLYVGVTNQNPNLSPTPFYQLTNLSYTTDMGATWTAMDLPAEETDAVSITGASNAGPIQITTSVQVGGIINNGDQVVISGVGGNTAANGVWTVTITSANTFTLNGSTGNGTYTSGGSVRLIYGVQPSGQGEIHFALAADPVNPNIVYISGDTQNILASFPNLQGSTNFSGNVLIGNRTLPQKAANQALSPQWTPVVDNGANGTTPHADSRHLSFDDSGNLLEADDGGVYVLDNPSNTAGGAPRMWFSLLGNMGIGELTSVSYDSANNVVFAGTQDTGSGTQQDGTGLQGNTTWDQIEEGDGGTTAFASGITPGVVYRYTIGNGYSLERNAYSTSGVSLGQTDVQLASAPGAGYLSGLSANDQGFTDTAFDTKYVINSVNPNLFMLGGFDVYQSPTPDVGLPGDVITTVTPTGMQGFVSAVAYGGFVGTTGFANVAYVGTDQNEFYFRGPAANAVWTKSTLPATATGQVDSIAVDPSNYKNVYVLDNNHVYQSTDGGVTFTDITGTLVGTTFDANGNLTNGLTTMLTSLTVWDPAGNTFGPVLLAAGRGGVFRYAPGLNTSAAASAWSNYGVGLPNTLYTSVVMNGNHLTAGSLGRGAWVVPDVSTTITVAPVVQVTGGTGPTVMSITGDLSNPDYVDINDGQGNTLTIKESSVQGINFTGLSGDDTFEVLANGQTGGDLEFVRVPISVTAAGGAGDTLLIENAGRTTAAQVTITSHVIGAGAADTLFTNPAGEVIYNGFGKGTVSLDLGATAPEGNSVFIQSTSAAQTNVDLGTGFDTVKMGSSAGLNDFGNLAGIAGNVTVDGRGAPTNTLLASNYGATSGDANVVFGPGTITGFAGPAGGSTISYTGIGTLTADGSNSPTLAQMFTVQNPTATLVLSTDNGPSTVNIQATTLPVTATGGTGADAFHVSSLAGTSDDGDLSQINGAVSIDGGAGNNSLVISNYGSTTPATYNIVPGSLVGIAPAPINFASTGGKFFTGAGNGLLIRGSHVGGDTFNVNATLAGSETEVQGNGGNDVFNIAGDQLAGTVWLNGGTGSNNQFTLNTGSSGVTATALHLTGGGTGSTAVFNGIDLSESNAANPTNNVTISVTSPTAGTAAGLGTTVNFDTFAKTTYAGAFGRNLLTVVDATGVAHGTPTDPADGIVFEPLTATSGEVRIADGTVGPLIDFTGVNGTDQTGFVINGDPTGQTQDSLAIVGASDPGLGATGALAGVTATNGSDTITVSATDVTIQNSVLGYLRSVGLGTVNGASPFSAVLVYAGEAAKGNVVTITPSALTNLFVDGGVAGDHSGGNQLVINTTQQGTQSHSTDPTVGPPQTRVTFPDGSSFGFVHFVSVSSSGGTSAVEGLNIFAVGADAGGAPASRCTTRSPTPSCSTNSSSTRASPAGSGWRPATSTGTASRT, encoded by the coding sequence ATGTCGAATGCCAATCGCCGGTCATCGCGTGGCGGTCCGGAAACCATTTCGGCCCCGGCGCCGGCCGGGGGCACGGCGAAGCGGGGGCGGTATCGCCCCGTTCCCCTCCGGCTCGAATTTCTCGAAGACCGCTCGACCCCGTCGATCGTCGGGTCCGGCATCCCGACGTGGTTGGACGCCGGTCCGGCCCCGACCACGAACGGCCAGGTTTCCATCCCAAACACGACGAACAACAACCCGGTCGACGGTGCGTCCAGCTCGATCGTCGCGGTCCCGGGCAACCCGAACGTCATGTTCGCGGCCGGGGTCAACGGCGGCGTCTGGCGGACGATGAACGCGACCGCGGCCAACCCGACGTGGACTCCCCTTACCGACATCCTCCCGTCGCTGTCCGTCTCGTCACTGGCCATTAATGTGGTCAACGCGAATCAGATCCAGCTCCTCGCTGGCGTCGGCAACACGTCGTCGCTCGCGCTCGAAGGCGGCGACCTCATCGGCGCGATCTATACGGACAACGCGCTCGCGGCGGTGCCCACGTTCCGCGTCTTGACGAACAGCATTGCGGGCGTGGACGTCCGGGCGGTCGCCCTCGAACCCGGGTACATGCTCGTCCTCGGCGACACCGGACTCTACCGGAGTATCGACGACGGGGTCACGTTCACCCAGTTGAGTGGGACCGGCACCCTTCCCGCGATCTCGACCGCGGCCATCACCGCGGTCTCGGACGGACCGCCCCCGGTCGACATGGTCGTCGACCCGTTCACCCCGACCCGCGTTTACGTCGCGAGCCCCTCGGGTCTTTTCCGGACCGATAACATCGCGGCCGCGACCCCGACCTGGATCCCACTCACGGACCCGATTTCGGGGATCAGTGCCACCTCCGGCAATATCAAGCTGGCCATCAACAGCACGGCCGCCGGGTCGGTCCTTTACGTCGGCGTGACGAACCAGAACCCGAACCTGTCGCCCACCCCCTTTTACCAGCTGACGAACCTGTCTTACACCACGGACATGGGCGCGACCTGGACCGCGATGGACCTGCCCGCCGAGGAGACCGACGCCGTCTCCATCACGGGCGCGTCCAACGCCGGGCCGATCCAGATCACGACGTCAGTTCAGGTCGGCGGCATCATCAACAACGGCGACCAGGTCGTCATCAGCGGGGTTGGTGGGAACACCGCCGCGAATGGCGTCTGGACGGTCACCATTACTAGCGCGAATACGTTCACCCTGAACGGATCGACCGGTAATGGCACTTACACGTCCGGCGGGTCCGTTCGTTTGATCTACGGCGTCCAGCCCAGCGGCCAGGGGGAGATCCACTTCGCCCTCGCCGCCGACCCCGTCAACCCGAACATCGTGTACATCAGCGGGGACACCCAGAACATCCTGGCCTCCTTCCCCAACCTCCAGGGGTCGACCAACTTCTCGGGGAACGTCCTCATCGGGAACCGGACGCTGCCCCAGAAGGCCGCGAACCAGGCCCTGTCCCCCCAGTGGACTCCGGTCGTTGACAACGGCGCGAACGGCACCACGCCGCACGCGGATTCGCGACACCTGTCGTTCGACGACTCGGGCAACCTCCTCGAAGCGGACGACGGCGGCGTGTACGTCCTGGACAACCCGTCGAACACCGCGGGCGGTGCGCCCCGCATGTGGTTCTCGCTCCTCGGGAACATGGGCATCGGGGAACTCACGAGCGTCAGTTACGACTCGGCCAACAACGTGGTGTTCGCCGGCACCCAGGACACCGGGAGCGGGACCCAGCAAGACGGGACCGGGCTCCAGGGCAACACGACCTGGGACCAGATCGAAGAGGGCGACGGCGGGACGACCGCGTTCGCCAGCGGGATCACCCCGGGCGTCGTCTACCGGTATACCATCGGGAACGGGTACTCGCTCGAGCGGAACGCGTACAGCACCAGCGGGGTGTCTCTCGGCCAAACCGACGTCCAGCTCGCCTCGGCGCCGGGCGCGGGATACCTGTCCGGCCTCAGCGCCAACGACCAGGGATTCACGGACACCGCGTTCGACACCAAGTACGTGATCAACAGCGTCAACCCCAACCTGTTCATGCTCGGCGGGTTCGACGTGTACCAGTCGCCGACCCCCGACGTCGGGCTGCCGGGGGACGTCATCACCACGGTCACCCCGACCGGGATGCAGGGGTTCGTGTCCGCCGTCGCGTACGGCGGGTTCGTCGGCACGACGGGCTTCGCGAACGTCGCGTACGTCGGGACCGACCAGAACGAGTTCTACTTCCGCGGCCCGGCCGCGAACGCGGTGTGGACCAAGAGTACGCTCCCGGCGACCGCGACCGGCCAGGTCGACAGCATCGCGGTCGACCCGAGCAACTACAAGAACGTGTACGTCCTCGACAACAACCACGTCTACCAGTCGACCGACGGCGGGGTCACGTTTACCGACATCACCGGGACCCTGGTCGGGACCACCTTCGACGCGAACGGGAATTTGACGAACGGGCTGACGACCATGCTCACGTCGCTGACCGTCTGGGACCCGGCCGGCAACACGTTCGGCCCCGTCCTCCTCGCCGCCGGCCGCGGGGGCGTGTTCCGGTACGCCCCCGGCCTCAACACGTCTGCCGCCGCGAGCGCGTGGTCGAACTACGGCGTCGGCCTCCCGAACACCCTGTACACGTCCGTCGTGATGAACGGGAACCACCTCACGGCCGGCTCCCTCGGCCGCGGCGCGTGGGTCGTCCCGGACGTCTCGACCACGATCACCGTGGCCCCGGTCGTCCAGGTCACCGGGGGGACCGGGCCGACGGTCATGTCGATCACCGGGGATCTCAGCAACCCGGACTACGTCGACATCAACGACGGCCAGGGGAACACGCTGACGATCAAGGAATCGTCAGTCCAGGGGATCAACTTCACCGGGCTCAGTGGGGACGACACGTTCGAGGTCCTCGCCAACGGGCAGACCGGCGGGGACCTCGAGTTCGTCCGGGTGCCGATCTCGGTCACCGCCGCGGGGGGCGCCGGCGACACCCTCCTCATCGAGAACGCGGGCCGGACGACGGCCGCCCAGGTCACGATCACCTCCCACGTCATCGGCGCCGGGGCGGCCGACACCCTCTTTACCAACCCGGCCGGGGAGGTCATTTACAACGGGTTCGGCAAGGGGACCGTGAGCCTCGACCTGGGGGCGACCGCCCCGGAGGGGAACTCGGTCTTCATCCAGTCGACGTCCGCCGCCCAGACCAACGTCGACCTGGGCACCGGGTTCGACACGGTCAAAATGGGGTCGTCCGCCGGCCTCAACGACTTCGGGAACCTCGCCGGGATCGCCGGGAACGTGACCGTCGACGGCCGGGGGGCCCCGACCAACACCCTGCTGGCGAGCAACTACGGCGCGACCTCCGGCGACGCGAACGTCGTCTTCGGCCCGGGCACGATCACCGGGTTCGCCGGGCCGGCGGGCGGGAGTACGATCTCGTACACCGGGATCGGCACCCTGACGGCGGACGGGAGTAACAGCCCGACGCTGGCCCAGATGTTCACTGTCCAAAACCCGACCGCTACCCTGGTGCTGTCGACCGACAACGGGCCGAGTACCGTCAACATCCAGGCGACCACCCTCCCGGTGACCGCGACCGGCGGGACCGGGGCCGACGCGTTCCACGTGTCGTCGCTCGCCGGCACGTCGGACGACGGCGACCTGAGTCAGATCAACGGGGCGGTGTCCATCGACGGGGGGGCCGGGAACAACTCGCTGGTCATCAGCAACTACGGGTCGACCACGCCGGCCACGTACAACATCGTCCCCGGGTCGCTCGTCGGGATCGCCCCGGCCCCGATCAACTTCGCGTCGACCGGCGGGAAGTTCTTCACCGGGGCCGGCAACGGGCTGCTCATCCGCGGGTCGCACGTCGGCGGGGACACGTTCAACGTCAACGCGACCCTGGCCGGGAGCGAGACCGAGGTCCAGGGGAACGGCGGGAACGACGTGTTCAACATCGCCGGCGACCAACTCGCGGGAACCGTCTGGCTCAACGGCGGGACCGGGTCGAACAACCAGTTCACCCTCAACACCGGGTCGTCCGGCGTGACGGCGACCGCCCTCCACCTGACCGGGGGCGGGACCGGAAGCACCGCCGTCTTCAACGGCATCGACCTCTCCGAATCGAACGCCGCGAACCCCACGAACAACGTCACGATCTCGGTCACGAGCCCGACGGCCGGCACGGCGGCCGGGTTGGGCACGACGGTCAACTTCGACACGTTCGCGAAGACGACGTACGCCGGCGCGTTCGGCCGGAACCTCCTGACCGTCGTGGACGCGACCGGGGTGGCCCACGGGACGCCGACCGACCCGGCCGACGGCATCGTGTTCGAGCCGCTCACCGCGACCTCGGGCGAGGTCCGGATCGCGGACGGCACGGTCGGCCCGCTGATCGACTTCACCGGTGTCAACGGGACCGACCAGACCGGCTTCGTCATCAACGGCGACCCGACCGGGCAGACCCAGGACTCGCTCGCCATCGTCGGGGCGAGCGACCCGGGCCTCGGGGCGACCGGGGCACTGGCCGGGGTCACCGCCACCAACGGGTCGGACACGATCACCGTGTCCGCCACCGACGTGACCATCCAGAACTCCGTCCTCGGGTACCTGCGGTCGGTCGGGCTCGGGACGGTCAACGGGGCGTCCCCGTTCTCCGCGGTCCTGGTTTACGCCGGCGAGGCCGCCAAGGGGAACGTGGTCACGATCACCCCGTCCGCCCTGACGAACCTGTTCGTCGACGGCGGGGTCGCCGGGGACCACTCGGGCGGGAACCAACTCGTCATCAACACGACCCAGCAGGGGACCCAGAGTCACAGCACGGACCCGACCGTCGGCCCGCCCCAGACCCGGGTCACGTTCCCGGACGGGTCGTCCTTCGGGTTCGTCCACTTCGTCAGCGTGTCCAGTTCTGGCGGCACGTCGGCCGTCGAGGGGCTCAACATCTTCGCGGTCGGGGCGGACGCGGGCGGGGCCCCCGCGTCCAGGTGTACGACGCGTTCACCCACGCCCTCCTGTTCGACCAACTCGTCTTCGACCCGAGCTTCACCGGCGGGGTCCGGGTGGCGACCGGCGACGTCAACGGGGACGGCATCCCGGACCTGA
- a CDS encoding ATP-binding cassette domain-containing protein — translation MTSHDSHPSSVPPPELVRFTAATFARPGGGAALADLTWAARGGQTWAVVGPVGAGKTTFADAVAGTLVLRAGEAEWPLVARARAAGRDAYFPRDVVRTVSFKEQSRLFSYGQHYYQERFNFTDPLDDITLAAFLGAGATSGPEAVAAVATRLGVGSLLESSFITLSNGQVRRARIARALLAAPELLVLDEPFMGLDAAGREDVSRLLGELVAGGTRVLLITRPGAIPGWVTHVLELDGMRVRWQGPVEAYARQEKKAETENVPVPVSGAAADSPPVLELRDVTVRYGSRAVLHGVSWTVRAGERWALLGPNGSGKSTLLSLACGDHPQAYGNDVRVFGRRRGTGESIWDVKRRIGLVSPELHLYFNEPLSAARAAATGFHDVMAARPTTPDQGATVRRLFAEFGLTEVADRPFARLSTGQQRLVLLVRALVKEPELLILDEPFQGLDRPAIDHAKEWLDRHLRADQTLIFVSHHADEIPASVNRLLRLSEGHVAEMR, via the coding sequence ATGACGTCTCACGATTCGCACCCCTCGTCCGTACCCCCGCCCGAATTAGTCCGATTCACCGCGGCGACGTTCGCCCGCCCCGGCGGCGGGGCCGCGCTCGCCGACCTGACCTGGGCCGCCCGCGGCGGGCAGACGTGGGCCGTGGTCGGTCCGGTGGGGGCCGGGAAGACGACGTTCGCGGACGCCGTCGCCGGCACCCTCGTCCTCCGCGCGGGGGAGGCGGAATGGCCGCTCGTCGCCCGCGCCCGCGCCGCCGGGCGGGACGCCTACTTCCCGCGGGACGTGGTGCGGACGGTGTCGTTCAAGGAGCAGTCGCGGCTGTTCTCGTACGGCCAGCACTACTACCAGGAGCGGTTCAACTTCACCGACCCGCTCGACGACATCACCCTGGCCGCCTTCCTCGGCGCGGGCGCGACGTCCGGACCGGAAGCGGTGGCCGCGGTCGCGACGCGACTCGGCGTCGGCAGCCTGTTGGAATCATCGTTCATTACCCTTTCCAACGGCCAGGTCCGCCGCGCGCGGATCGCGCGGGCGCTGCTGGCGGCGCCGGAACTCCTCGTCCTCGACGAACCGTTCATGGGCCTCGACGCCGCCGGCCGCGAGGACGTGTCGCGGTTGCTCGGCGAACTGGTCGCGGGCGGCACTCGCGTCCTTCTGATCACGCGACCGGGCGCCATCCCGGGGTGGGTCACTCACGTCCTCGAACTCGACGGGATGCGGGTGCGCTGGCAGGGTCCGGTCGAAGCGTATGCTCGCCAGGAGAAAAAGGCTGAGACGGAAAACGTACCTGTACCGGTGTCGGGTGCGGCGGCCGATTCGCCACCCGTCCTCGAACTCCGCGACGTGACGGTTCGCTACGGCAGCCGGGCGGTGTTGCACGGCGTGTCGTGGACGGTGCGGGCTGGCGAGCGGTGGGCGCTGCTGGGACCGAACGGGTCGGGCAAGTCGACGCTCCTCTCGCTGGCCTGCGGCGACCACCCACAGGCGTACGGCAACGACGTCCGCGTGTTCGGCCGCCGGCGCGGGACGGGTGAGAGCATCTGGGACGTGAAGCGGCGGATCGGCCTGGTTTCCCCGGAACTGCACCTGTACTTCAACGAACCGCTCTCGGCGGCCCGCGCGGCGGCGACCGGCTTCCACGACGTGATGGCCGCCCGGCCGACGACGCCGGACCAGGGCGCCACGGTCCGCCGACTGTTCGCGGAGTTCGGGCTAACAGAAGTGGCGGACCGCCCGTTCGCGCGGCTCTCCACCGGCCAGCAGCGCCTCGTTCTCTTGGTCCGCGCATTGGTGAAGGAGCCGGAACTTCTGATACTCGACGAGCCGTTTCAGGGGCTCGACCGTCCGGCGATCGACCACGCCAAAGAGTGGCTCGACCGCCACTTGCGCGCGGACCAGACGCTGATCTTCGTGAGCCACCACGCGGACGAAATCCCGGCGTCGGTGAACCGGCTGCTGAGGCTGAGCGAGGGGCACGTGGCCGAGATGCGGTAA
- a CDS encoding UvrB/UvrC motif-containing protein — protein MKCQRCPKQATLHITEVLTGDQFEELHLCEDCAKKYLYEPTQVAKKPGKAGAGGVVATEPEAGDEPGGKQCEVCGIKFVEFRNTGRLGCPHDYDAFREELLPLLESIHGDTKHQGKIPQRAPRANAAHGELSKLRKKLQQAVQDEAYEEAAKVRDRIRELEGD, from the coding sequence ATGAAGTGCCAGCGGTGCCCGAAACAGGCGACGTTACACATCACCGAAGTCCTCACCGGGGACCAGTTCGAGGAACTGCACCTGTGCGAGGACTGTGCGAAAAAGTACCTCTACGAACCGACCCAGGTGGCGAAAAAGCCCGGGAAAGCCGGTGCCGGTGGGGTAGTGGCGACCGAGCCGGAAGCGGGCGACGAGCCGGGGGGCAAGCAATGCGAGGTCTGCGGGATCAAGTTCGTCGAGTTCCGGAACACCGGGCGACTCGGCTGCCCGCACGACTACGACGCGTTCCGCGAGGAACTGCTCCCGCTCCTCGAAAGCATCCACGGCGACACGAAACACCAGGGAAAAATCCCGCAACGGGCGCCGCGGGCTAACGCCGCACACGGCGAATTGTCGAAACTCCGGAAGAAACTCCAGCAGGCGGTGCAGGACGAAGCCTACGAGGAAGCGGCCAAGGTCCGCGACCGCATCCGCGAGTTGGAAGGGGATTGA
- a CDS encoding protein arginine kinase, which produces MNLDSLLPNLGEWLRGTGPDADVVVSTRIRLARNLAHFPFTSRAAPAQKAETEAKVRDAITKADLTHGLEYVGVASLPPLDRQFLVERQLISRELANVLEGPRGVAFDLRETVSIMVNEEDHLRLQVMRSGLALDEAWAEIDKVDDAIEARVAYAFHEQFGYMTACPTNVGTGMRASVMLHLPALGITRQIEKVFKALQKINLVVRGLYGEGSRASGDLYQISNQVTLGRSETRVLTEIREVIGMILQYERQARQVLIRERKQAEQDRVARAIGTLGSATMITSEETMELLSAVRLGINLNLLDDLPPTTVNQLFIHTQAAHLQKLMGAPLDGEERNAARAKYLRNKLRELGTNPR; this is translated from the coding sequence ATGAACCTCGATAGCCTGCTCCCCAACCTGGGCGAATGGCTGCGCGGGACCGGCCCGGACGCGGACGTGGTCGTGTCCACCCGCATCCGCCTGGCGCGCAACCTCGCCCACTTCCCGTTCACCAGCCGGGCCGCCCCCGCCCAGAAGGCCGAGACCGAGGCCAAGGTGCGGGACGCCATCACCAAGGCCGACCTGACCCACGGGCTGGAGTACGTCGGCGTCGCCTCCCTGCCCCCGCTCGACCGCCAGTTCCTCGTCGAACGGCAACTCATCAGCCGCGAACTGGCCAACGTGCTGGAAGGCCCCCGCGGGGTCGCGTTCGACCTGCGCGAGACGGTCAGCATCATGGTCAACGAGGAGGACCACCTCCGGCTCCAGGTCATGCGGAGCGGGCTCGCTCTGGACGAGGCGTGGGCCGAGATCGACAAGGTCGACGACGCCATCGAAGCCCGCGTCGCCTACGCTTTTCACGAGCAGTTCGGGTACATGACCGCGTGCCCCACGAACGTGGGCACCGGAATGCGGGCCAGCGTCATGCTGCACCTGCCCGCGCTGGGGATCACCCGCCAGATCGAGAAAGTGTTCAAGGCGCTCCAGAAGATCAACCTGGTGGTCCGCGGACTGTACGGCGAAGGGAGCCGGGCGTCCGGCGACCTGTACCAGATCTCGAACCAGGTCACCCTCGGGCGGTCCGAGACGCGTGTTTTGACCGAGATTCGCGAAGTGATCGGGATGATCCTGCAATACGAACGACAGGCCCGGCAGGTACTCATCCGCGAGCGGAAGCAGGCCGAGCAGGATCGCGTCGCCCGGGCGATCGGGACGCTCGGCAGCGCGACGATGATTACGTCCGAGGAGACGATGGAACTCCTCTCGGCCGTCCGCCTCGGGATCAACCTGAACCTGCTCGACGACTTGCCGCCGACGACGGTCAACCAGCTTTTCATCCACACCCAGGCGGCGCACCTGCAGAAGCTGATGGGGGCACCGCTCGACGGCGAGGAGCGGAACGCGGCCCGGGCGAAGTACCTGCGTAACAAGCTCCGCGAACTGGGGACCAACCCGCGGTGA
- a CDS encoding FG-GAP repeat protein produces MYDAFTHALLFDQLVFDPSFTGGVRVATGDVNGDGIPDLIVAAGPGGGPEVKVYDGATWQLIDSFFAYEPSFTGGVYVAVADLAGSGVSQIITGTGNGGGPLVDVYDATGRLRSGFFAYESTFRGGVTVAAGDVQGSGALDIVTGAGPGGAPRVRAFNSQTLAVVADYMAFDPTLRTGVYVAAGDLTGAGYASIIAGPGSYSVPTFNIRDSATGVLTSVTVSDIGIINGTAPSDLADSDALSGQSGVSEFDGGLRVSVVDANPQGTMKNILVARGPGFISRIHEYSLDPSPTEVSNLVVLDGYTGGVYVG; encoded by the coding sequence GTGTACGACGCGTTCACCCACGCCCTCCTGTTCGACCAACTCGTCTTCGACCCGAGCTTCACCGGCGGGGTCCGGGTGGCGACCGGCGACGTCAACGGGGACGGCATCCCGGACCTGATCGTCGCGGCCGGCCCCGGCGGCGGGCCGGAAGTCAAGGTGTACGACGGCGCGACGTGGCAGCTGATCGACAGCTTCTTCGCCTACGAGCCGTCGTTCACCGGCGGGGTGTACGTGGCGGTCGCCGACCTCGCGGGCTCCGGGGTCAGCCAGATCATCACCGGGACGGGCAACGGCGGCGGCCCGCTCGTCGACGTCTACGACGCGACCGGCCGACTGCGGTCCGGGTTCTTCGCGTACGAGTCGACGTTCCGCGGCGGGGTGACCGTCGCGGCCGGCGACGTGCAGGGGTCCGGGGCCCTCGACATCGTCACCGGGGCCGGCCCCGGCGGGGCGCCCCGCGTCCGCGCGTTCAACTCCCAGACGCTGGCCGTGGTCGCCGATTATATGGCCTTCGATCCGACCCTGCGGACCGGGGTGTACGTGGCGGCCGGCGACCTGACCGGGGCCGGCTACGCGAGCATCATTGCCGGCCCGGGCTCGTACAGTGTGCCGACGTTCAACATCCGCGACAGCGCGACCGGGGTTCTGACGTCGGTGACCGTGAGCGACATCGGCATCATCAACGGCACCGCCCCGTCCGACCTCGCCGACTCGGACGCGTTGAGCGGCCAGAGCGGGGTGTCCGAATTCGACGGCGGGTTGCGGGTCTCGGTCGTGGACGCCAACCCGCAGGGCACGATGAAAAACATCCTCGTCGCCCGCGGGCCGGGGTTCATCTCGCGGATTCACGAATACTCCCTCGACCCGAGCCCGACCGAGGTGAGCAACCTCGTCGTCCTCGACGGGTATACCGGCGGGGTGTACGTCGGCTGA
- a CDS encoding VanZ family protein has protein sequence MTTTSTLPPARPPTAPGRPVSFRIRSFATALFAILLALWTWKLLEPNPVPEPVLGELRSVYDSLPFLLAKTLHMTGYAVLAALCVVWVPTRAGKWWAMGLLVAHGATTEFLQYYLDWGRTGRVTDVLIDTTGITIGALAAWRFWRRG, from the coding sequence GTGACGACCACTTCCACCCTTCCCCCGGCACGGCCGCCGACCGCCCCTGGTCGTCCCGTTTCGTTCCGTATCCGCTCGTTCGCCACGGCCCTCTTCGCGATCCTACTCGCCCTTTGGACGTGGAAGCTGCTCGAACCGAACCCGGTCCCGGAGCCGGTGTTGGGCGAATTGCGGTCCGTCTACGATTCGCTCCCGTTCCTACTCGCGAAAACGCTGCACATGACCGGCTACGCGGTCCTCGCCGCGTTGTGCGTCGTGTGGGTGCCGACCCGGGCCGGGAAGTGGTGGGCGATGGGGTTACTCGTCGCCCACGGCGCCACGACCGAATTCCTACAGTATTACCTCGACTGGGGCAGAACCGGCAGAGTGACCGACGTACTCATCGATACGACCGGCATCACGATCGGGGCGTTGGCCGCGTGGCGGTTCTGGCGGCGGGGGTGA